A window of Osmerus mordax isolate fOsmMor3 chromosome 11, fOsmMor3.pri, whole genome shotgun sequence genomic DNA:
AGCATTTAGAGAACCATCTTAACAACCTGactctccacctcacctccctcatccccccatctccacctcctccctctccctcctccccccaggtgtcCAGGCCCGTACCCTGCAGGCTGATGAGGCTGCTCCTTCTCAGCTGGAACATGTGAAGGTGGTGAAGGCTGGCATGACTCTTGTAAAGGATGCCATGAAGATGGTCCTCAAACCTCTGGACAACACAAAGTACAAGGAGTACAAGTAAGGATGCACTTCAGCCATTCTCATAATGAATTACATACTTAATTCTTCCATAAGCCATTCTGTTCTGCTTCTCCAGCGACAAACTATCCCAGATCCTGGACAACTTGCAGGAGTACTACCTGACCACCTATGAGTCCTACTTTAAAGCATTCTTGGGTGACCAGCTGCTGGATGCCACCACCACTCTCAGCAAACAGATCATGACCAGCGTTGAGGAGCTGCGCATGCAGCTGGAGCCCAAGCAAGCTGAGTTGACGGCCGTCCTGGAGAAGAACATGGAAGactaccggcagaagatagagcCCCTGGTCCAGGAGTACGTcctcaaacagagagaggagatggacgcCCTGAGGGCCAAGACGGAGCCCATGCTGGTTTCCCTGAGGGAAAAGACGGAGCCCATCCTG
This region includes:
- the LOC136951396 gene encoding apolipoprotein A-I-2-like, which codes for MKFLALTLTILLATGVQARTLQADEAAPSQLEHVKVVKAGMTLVKDAMKMVLKPLDNTKYKEYNDKLSQILDNLQEYYLTTYESYFKAFLGDQLLDATTTLSKQIMTSVEELRMQLEPKQAELTAVLEKNMEDYRQKIEPLVQEYVLKQREEMDALRAKTEPMLVSLREKTEPILDEMRAKVSSMAEDTKAVLVPMVESVRAKLNERIEELKMKAAPKTEEYKRDLSRLVEELKDLVDNYSKDFQGQIDKMNRGFFYIDITPDKIPIKLMALYESIKSLTTE